The Methanoculleus thermophilus genome segment AGAACACCGGCAAAAACGATGACACCTACACTCTCTCCATCCTCGACCTCCCTGAGCAGTGGTATGCCCGGTTCAAGGAGAGCCGTGATACCCCCGAGGAGATCTCCGAGATCTACATCCCGGCCGGTGAGGAGAAGTCTCTCTATCTCGATCTCATCCCACCCTACTCGGTCGATATTGGGGAGTACAATTTCACAATGGTGATCGGTTCGGCCGCCCGAGAGTATGAGGAGATTCTGACGCTCCGGCTCCGCGGCTCCTACGACATGCGGACCTACACCAAGAGTTACCGCCATGAGATCAACCGCGGTGACACTCTCACATTCGATATGACCGTCTCGAACGTTGGTATCGGGGGAACACTGACAAACATCGATGTCAATATGAGCGTGCCGGATGGATGGCGGGTGACCGTCGACCCGGCATCGGTCGCGAGCCTCGGGCCCGGCGAGCGGGCAACGTTGAAGGTGACGGTGGTCCCGCCGGCTGATATCGTCGCCGGGGAGTACAAGATCATCGCCGTAGTGAAGAGCGATCAGGCTGAACGAGAGGACGAGTACCGGATTGTTGTGAAGGAGCAGTCTTACGTCGCGCTGCTCGGCCTCCTGGTGATGGTCGGAGTTGCCGCGGGGCTCTGGTATATGTTCAGGAAGTACGGGCGGCGGTGAGGTCGAGCCTCCCCCTGCTCTATTTTCGCCCAAATCAAGTCTGTCTCCTCAGGTGTCAGAAATCCCAAGCGAAGGATCAGCCCCGAGTTCACCGGTCCCTTCAAAGGTTATCCCGGCGGTTGAGCGCCTCGATATGATTACAGTCTTTCAGTGCGGTGTTAATGGGCTAATTAGCAGTCGTAATCTTTGATGCATTACTCAATATAGCGTCTCACGCTACCGCAGATGTCTATCCGGGAAACCATTATCCCAATCTTGTGGCATCATTCACCAGCATGACTGCAGTGTGCATTGACACGAACCTCTTTATCGAGCTCTATGAATCTGGCGAGGATCCAATGGAGATCTTCCTTGATATCGGGGCACTTAAAGAGCATCTCGTCTTTCCCGATATCATCATCGATGAGTTCCTCCGCAACCGCTCAAAAGTTCTCGACCGGGTCGCAGATACCATACGAAGATGGGAGACCGAGGAGGTCCGCCTGCCGTCCATCATACGGGGGAACCCGAACGTTGCAGTGCTGCAACGGGCCGGGGAGGAGTACAACCGTGCTGCTGACGCCCTCTACAACGACATCCAGGATATGATTACCGGATTACTCGCTGATCCGGTGGCCCGGGCTTTCACCGAGCTCACCGGTGATCCGGCCGTGCGAATTCTTCGTCGGACGGAAGAACTCGTCAACCGGGCTCACCGTCGAAAACTCCTCGGCAATCCCCCCAAGTCTACCGGAACGGAGACCATCGGCGACGAACTCATCTGGGAGACGCTTCTGGAGAATCTTGGGGAGGACCTGGTCTTTGTCACCCGCGATCGGACATACCAATACCACACCGCCTATCTCGTGCAGGAATACCGGGAGAGGACCAAAAGCAACCTCACAATCACCGATAGGATATCCGATGCCTTGAGGCTCATCGAAAGACCCCCGTCCCAGGCGCTGATCAGGTTCGAAGGCTGGGAAGAGGAGGCCGGGAGGTAGGGCGCCTCAGATTGTCACTCGATGTATGCGAGAACCTTGCGCTTCATCGGGCCTTTGCTCGCAATGGTGCTGTAGGTCCACCGGGCAATCCTGCCGAAGAGGTCCTCCCGGCTCAGTTCCAGAAAGAGGGTGAGGGAGGGATTGAACTTGGACTTGAAGAGGTTCAAGTTCTCGTTGTTCGCCCCGATATTCTCCATCTTCCGGTATCCTTCTTTCTTTGCCTTCTGGAGGAGGAGCCATTGAAGATACTCGTTCCCCGGCAATGCTGTAATCTTTGGGGCTCCCACCCACAGGGTGAAGATCTTGTACTCCTGGGTGGCCTGCAAACCCGTCACGACGTCGTCGCCGTCGTAGAGGTAGTAGAGTCCGAGCTCGTCGGGGTACGCTCGAAAGAGATCCTCGAAGTAGGTCCGGCTGATCATCGGGATGTTCATCTCTGGTTCACTGAACCGCTCTGCGATCCTGGAGTAGAAGACCGAGAGGTCGGTGCTCTTCTCGAGACGGTAGCCGTTCTTCTCTACTTTTCTGAGTTTGGTCCGGAGGTTCGAGGAGAAGCCGTTCCAGATCTCCGCAAGCTGCGGCTCAAGGTCGATGACGTACGAGAAATGGATCCGCGCGTTATACCCCTCCCGGAGAAGAGGCCTGACGTCGATGAATCCCGGCACCTGGGTTATGGCGAGGTAGTTCGGAGCCAGAGCCGCGAGTTCTTCCTTGATGTCTTTCGCAACAATTGCCAGCATCGATTCCTTCTTGCTCTGTTTGGCAGTGTCGTAACGGCGACCCATAACGAACCCGAGATACGGTACTACCGATTGGAGAGGAGGTGGGGAGAGGAGGACGTTGAACCCGTGTATCTGCTTTTCAAAGAGCGGAAAGACGCAGATCAACTCGTTGCCCTTAAAGACCCCGTAGGGGAGAAATCGAAAGCCGGTGTGCTTCTCCGTAATCTTCAGAAAGTCCCATTTGTGGAAGAGGCGGCCTGAAGCGCTCTCATCTACAAAAGTATCCCAGACGTCGCCGTCTTCGATAAGTTCCGTCGTCATGGTCACACTCCCCCCATTCAGCATTTATGTTGATTCTGGGGGAATATTCATGACCTGTCATATATACGTTTCTCCCGAGGACCGATCTCGCCTGGCTATCGTGTTCGCCGAACCGACTCGGGGCAGGTTTGAGGGATCACAATCTTCAAATTGCCCCGGACACCACATAACAAGCGTATCCGTTGCGGACGCAAGGGCCCTGTTTGCGCGCCGCATAGGAGGACAGACCTGGGATGCTTACGGATCGGGAACTGGGGCGCTATCGGCGGCAGATCGCGATCTCACCGGCACCGGCCTCCTCCTCACCGACCGGCTCCTTGTCCGGGATGGATGGGCTGCTGCCATGACGACCTTGGCGGCCGAGCGGCAGGAAGACTGCAGAGCGTGTGGGAGCGTTCGGTGTTGAAACGAGGTAGAAAAGAATGCAGATTCGGGTCAGGACTTTCGCCCGGTTTCGGGAGATCCTCGGGGGCGACCTCGCGATCGATCTCCCCGACGGGGCGACAATGGCGGCGGTTCTCGCCGCGCTCCGGGGCCGTGCCGGAGAAGAAGGCGATGCAGTCTTTGATGAGAGTGGTGGACTCCGGGAATACGTGATACTGATGCACAACGGCAAGCGTGTGCGGCGCACCGAAGCCGCAACGCTCGCGCTCGCCGATGGCGACGAGGTTGCGCTCTTCCCGCCGGTTGCGGGCGGATGACGAAGGTATTAGCATGATCAGCGTAACAAGGGAGAACTTTGACATCAATGCAGTTATCGACCAGATAAGGAGGCCCGATATGGGCGCCCTGGTCACCTTCCTCGGCGTCGTCAGGGATGACGGCGGGATCGAGGAGATGGAACTTGAAGCCTACGAGGAGGTCGCGGTTAAAGAACTTGAGGCGATCCGGGACGAGGCATTTCGGAAATTCCCGATTGGGGCCGTCGAGATCGTCCACCGGATTGGACGGCTCCGGGTCGGCGAGAATATTCTCCTCATCGTCGTTGGCGCCGGCCACCGGAAGGAGGCCTTCGATGCTTGTGAGTATATCCTTGAGCGGATCAAGCAGAGTGTGCCGATCTGGAAGAAGGAGATCAGGAGCGAGGGTGAACGCTGGGTTCCGGGCGAATCAACCGGGGATGACGCATGATTCGGCTGCAATCGTGTCGGAAGGCTTACATCAGGGAGACCCAGCGCACGGTCCCGCCTGAAGAGACGCTCCGGCTTGCGCGGGCGCGACTCCCGGCAGCCGGGATCACCCGGGTTGCCGATATCACGAACCTCGACCGGATTGGAATCCCGGTCTTCTCGAGCATCCGGCCGACCGCCGAGGAGGGGGCGATCTCGGTCTATAACGGTAAAGGCGCCACCCCGGTTGAGGCTGAGGTCTCGGCGATGATGGAGGGGATCGAGCGCTATTCCAGTGAGATCAGGGATCGGGAGACCATCATCGGGCGGTACAGCGAGGTCTCGGCAGAGAGGACGGCGATCAATCCTGAGGACCTGATCCTCCCTCCCCTGGTTCCGGCTGATATGGCAATCCCCTGGGTTGAGGGGTACGATATCGTTCAGGAGGAAGAGGTGCTTGTTCCCGCTCATGCGGTCTTTCATCCCCTCCCGGTGACCTACGGGCGCCTCTTTAGGACCAACACGAACGGGCTTGCTTCAGGAAACACCCTCGAGGAGGCGACCTTCCACGCCCTGATGGAGGTGGTCGAGCGTGATGCCTGGTCACTTGTGGAGGTGACCCGGAACACCGGTCCCCGGATCGAGGGGATCGATAACGGCCTTGCTGCCGATCTGCTTGCGAAATTCGCGGCCGCCGGGGTCGAGGTCACCCTCAAGGACATCACGAGCGATATCGGGATCCCCACGGTGGCCGCAGTGGCCGACGACGTGGTGCTCAAGGATCCGACGCTTCTCACGATCGGGATGGGGTCGCACACGAGCGCCTATATTGCGGTCCTCCGGGCGCTCACGGAGGTTGCGCAGAGCAGACTGACGCAGATTCACGGTGCGAGGGAAGATACCGATAAGGCTGACATCCGTAAAAAGATCGGATACGAGCGGACGAAGCGGCTGAACCGGCACTGGTTCGCTGAGTGCGAGACGATCGAGTTCTCGTCCATGCCCTCGTTTGACAGCGATGACTTCCTCACCGACATCAACCATGTTATAGGCCGCCTGAAGAGTGCGGGGCTCTCCCGGGTGATCGTGGTCGACCTCACCCGACCGGAGATCGGGATTCCGGTCGTCCGGGTGATTGTTCCGGGGCTTGAGATGTATGCGATGGATCAGGACCGGATGGGGCGGAGGTGCCATGAAGCGCGGAGTCGTCGTCTTTCTCGGTCCCAGTTGTGACCTTGCGGCCGCCCGGGAGATCCTCGACGCCGATTACCGCCCTCCGGCAAAACGGGGCGACATAACCCGGGCCGTCGAAGATGGGGCACGGGTCATCGGGCTCATCGACGGCGTCTTCTTCCAGGACTGCGCGGTCGCCCATCGTGAGGTCCTTGCCGCGCTCCGGGCCGGGGTACGGGTCGTCGGCGCCTCCAGTATGGGAGCGCTCCGGGCCGCAGAACTGGACAGTCTTGGAATGGAGGGCGTCGGGGAGATCTACCGGGCCTATCGGGATGGGAGGCTCGTCGCCGACGACGAGGTGGCGCTTCTTTTCGACCCCGAGACGTTTGTGCCGCTCTCGGAGCCGCTCGTGAACATCCGGGCGACAATTCAGCGGGCGCTTGAGTGCGGCGCGATCGGGGCCGATGCAGCCAAGGCGCTCCTTGACGCGGCCCGGGGGCTCTACTTCCCCGACCGGACCTACGATGCGATCGTCGAGGCCGCTGAAGGAAAAGCCTACCCAAAAGATCTCGCTCGATTCCTGGCCTTTGCCGAAGAGCATCCCGTCGACAGGAAACGGGAAGACGCTATTTTAGCGCTCCGATACATCAGAGATATCACCGAAGGCGTTGAACCGGCCGGTTCAACGCTCCCACCCGGAGCGCCGTAGGAATATATCTCTCCCCGGGTTGAGTTCTGTGTGGCGGTGGGGAATTTCTCCCACCGCGGGGGAGAAGAGAGCAGCCGGGACCCGGGGCGACCCTTTCCATCATCTCCGTCGTAACCCCGGTACCCATTGATAGCCGGGAACAGCTCCCTGACTGGACCACACAGGGATGTACTCAAGAAAGATACCCAGGATGCACCGGGTACAGGCAGCACCAGACTCATGGCACCCACGCAGATCTATTCCCGCCTGAAATCGGTATCCTGACCGGGTGCATCCTGCTCCAGCACCACCAGTGGGGAGATAAGCATATCAGGGGGGATTGACCCCCTTTTGAGCGGCTCTCCTGCAACCCATCTCCCTGACCCACACAAAAGGATCCCCCGGGGCGGTACGCCCCGGGGATCTCTTCCTGGGCGCTATCCATTCCATACTTCTGCTGCCCGAAGTCCTGCTTTAACACGCTTTCCCGGTGAACACACCAAGTCAAGAGGGGAGGTTCGCGAAGTCGCTGCGCAGCATCTTCAGGGCGTACTTCTCCCGGTCGATCTCTCTCCTCGTACGGAATCCAGCCGGCGAAAGACCTCAAGCGGCGGGCACCACCCCTGCACGGTATGCTGCAGCAGAAACGGCAGGACCAGACCCGGCAAGATCAGCCATCGCTGGAGCGGATTGAGGCGAAGGTGGATAGGATCGAGAAGGTTCTCGATGGGATCTCCGAGTGAGCGTCAAAAAAAGATTGGGTACAGGTAGGACGTGCAGTAACACACTGCGGGGTAGGACGGACGAGGCGCAGGCAGGTTCCATCGTCGCCTGGCCACGTATTAGTAAGAATTCACCATATAATAATGTTTACCTGTTATAACAAAAATTGGCATTCGTAGCAATAACCCTCTTTCCCGCTACCCTGAACGCTCAAGGGAGAGCAGCCTGGCCAATCCCCCGATACGGTCGCGGCGTGCCTCTTTGTTCGGGTAACGCCTCGCATCGTAGTCCGGGTGGTCCTTCTCATGGGCGCGCCGTCTGGACCTGCAGAGAAATAAAACCGGTGTCTCGCGCAAGATGGGCTGGTGCGGACCTGCCATGCCCTGCTCCAAATGGAAGGTTTTTCTACCCGGCACCCCTTCCTTCAAAGGGTGATGTTATGGCGATTGACTGGTATCGTGAGTTTGTTGACTTAGACCACACTCCTGGGCCGGATGAACTTGTAGCCCTCTACTACTTCGAGCCGGCGGCAGGGATCAGCCGCGAGGAGGCGGTGGGGAGAATCGCCTCCGAGAGTTCGACCGGGACCTGGACCACGCTCTTTACTCTGCCTCCCCGGATGCGGGCTCTCCAGGCGAAGGCGTTTGAGATCGAGGGGAACTACGTAAAGATTGCCTATCCGCTCGCCCTCTGGGAGGAGGGGAATGCCGCCCAGCTCTTAAGCGGGATTGCCGGGAACGTCTTCGGGATGAAAGCGCTTGACAACCTCCGCCTGATCGATGTCTCTCTCCCGGCTGAGTATCTCCGTCACTTCAAGGGGCCGCATTTCGGCATCGAGGGGATCCGGGATATGATGAAGGTCCGTGGACGGCCGCTCACGGGTGCGGTCCCGAAACCGAAGGTGGGGTTCACGGCAGAGGAGCACGCCGAGGTCGGCTACGAGACCTGGATGGGCGGATTCGACTTCGTCAAGGACGATGAGAACCTGACGTCCCTCTCGTTCAACCGGTTCGAGGACCGTGTCCGGGCGATGGCGAAGATGCGCGATCGGGCCGAGCAGGAGACCGGCGAGAGAAAGTCCGCGTTCATCAACATCACGGCCGATACGGAGACGATGAAGAAACGGGCCGAGATGCTTGCCGATTACGGCTGGAACTACGCGATGATCGACGTCGTGGTCGCCGGGACGGCGGCTGTTGCGACCCTGCGGGACTACTGTTCCGATCTCGGGCTTGCCATCCATGCCCACCGGGCGATGCACGCAGCCTTCGATCGGACCGAGAAGCATGGGATCACGATGCAGTTCCTGGCGAAGGTGATGCGCCTTATCGGTGTCTCGCAGATCCACACCGGAACCGCTGTCGGGAAACTGGTCGGCACCCGGGCGGAGGCCACGCTGCTCGCGGACATTCTCCGGGAGAAGCACATAAACGCCGTCGACCACATGGCCCTTGAGCAGGACTGGGGCAAGATCAAGAATGCCTTCCCCGTCTCGTCGGGCGGTCTCCACCCTGGGCTTGTGCCCGACGTGCTCGACATCTACGGCACAGAACTCGTCCTCCTTGTCAGCGGCGGCATCCATGGCCACCCGAAGGGCACCCGGGCGGGCGCCGAGGCGGTCATGCAGGCGATCGAGGCCTGGAAGGATGGGGAGACGCTCGAGGAGAAGGCGAAGAAGGCTCCCGCACTTGCGGAGGCGCTGGAGAAGTGGGGGTATTATAAGCCGAAGTGAAGGGGATTCGAATACTATCTCGATTGAACGACTGTAAACTGTAAATATCTAGCGTACGAGCCTGAAGTTGCGAGTAAGCCACGATGGACTGGGTGACTGAAGCGGGGAAAAAGCCCCGTGCAGTGGACTGTGGTGGCAATCGTATTTTGGGGAGGGGCTGACGGGGAGGGGGGAGTATCCCCCTCCCCTGTCCCCACCCCCCTCTTGGCGATACCCCATGGAAAGCCGGGCCCGGAATCTCGGAAGGACGAATTCTAACTCACTCACAATTTTTATGGAAAACAGTCCTGATTTTCCAGGGCAGCCTTGACACAACTGCGTAGCCTCCACCCGATTTCCCTAGGTATCACCACGAATTGCCCCCGCTGCAGGGGCGGGGATGATCAAGTGCCGCATGAAATTTTCAAGTAGTCTGACCACCAGGTGGTGATTCCACTACGAAGGGACACATTTTTGAATCCCCTCACGCCCTCACCGGCCGGTGCCGTTCAGTGCTCCCTTCCAGAGCCGCCGTCTCCCCGGCGTGTATCTTCTCAGCCAGCCTCTCAAGCCCTTCGCGGAATTCGTCGATGTAGCCCTGCATCGAGAGGCTGCCTTCAGGAAACGGGCAGTCGATGTCGTAGAGCCGCTCGATCATGGGATCAGATGGGAGGAGGTCGACGGCGATCCCGGTCTCCTCCATGGCCTCGACCATGGCCTTCCGGAACGGCCCGATGCAGTAGGCAAGCCTGTGGCGATAGGTCTCGCGGGTCTTCTCAAGGTAGCCTTTGAGCCGGTAAACCTCGATCCGGTGGAAGTCCCGCCGGATCCGCTCGTCCGTGGTCTTGCCGAGCATGTAATGGTAGTTCTGGTAAGGATACATGCACTCGAGCTCCGCAGGGACGGTTCCGCAGGTGCCGAAGATGACGATATGGTAGTCCTCCGGGGCAAGGACGCCATCGATGATCCGCCGGAAGAGTTTGTGGCTCGGGCTCTGGCTGTAGGGTTTCCGCACGGCGCAGGGGAGAAAGAGGCCGATCTCCCTTGGTGTCACCTGGTAGTCGTCGATGATGAACCGATACGCATCCTCGAACTCTTTACGGTAGAACGGCGGGTCGTATATCTCGATCAGATTCCCATGCCTGTCCTGCACAACCTCGACGACACGGTGGCTCCCCGTCGCACCCGGCCTCATCCGATCCTTCTGCATAAAAACGATCCCTTTCTTGTATATACAGATTGGACCGGGAAAACCAAAAAGAGTGGCCCTGCAATGGGTTTGACGGTACGTCCTCCAGCTCAGCCGCGTCTCGGGCTTGGCTAATTATGCTTATTTAAATTTTATGATCCGCAAACGGCTATGAGGTCAGACGACAAACTGATCTGCATAAGTCAATGAAGAAGATCATCATCAAGGGAGCCCGGGAGCACAACCTCAACAATATTAGTGTCGAACTCCCGCGCGACCGGCTCATCGTCCTCACCGGTGTATCCGGATCGGGGAAATCCACGCTTGCCTTCGATACCATCTATGCCGAAGGGCAGCGACGTTACGTGGAGTCGCTTTCCGCCTACGCGCGGCAGTTTCTCGGGCTGATGCAGAAGCCGGACGTCGATAGCATCGACGGCCTCTCGCCTGCAATCTCCATCGAGCAGAAGACGACCTCCAAGAACCCCCGGAGTACCGTCGGCACCGTCACCGAGATCTACGATTACCTGCGGCTCCTCTTCGCCCGGATAGGGACGCCGTTCTGCCCGGAGCATCATATCCCTATCGAGGCCCAGTCACCGGAGAAGATCGCCGACCGCATAGCCTCCACGATGGCCGGGACGGTCACAATCCTCGCCCCGATCGTCCGACAGAAGAAGGGTACTTACCAGCAGCTCTTCAAGGACCTCGACCGCGAGGGCTACACCCGCGTCCGGGTCAACGGCGAGATCCACCGGACCGACGAGGAGATCACCCTTGAACGCTACCGTAAGCACGACATCGATCTGGTCATCGATCGTCTCTCTCTTGACGAGCGGTCAAGACTCGTCGAGGCGATCGAGAACGCCCTTGCGAAGTCCGAAGGACTCGTCATCGCTCTCGACGAGGACGGCAACGAAGAGATCTTCTCGGCGCTCATGGCCTGCCCGATCTGCGGGATTGCGTTCGAGGAACTTCAGCCCCGGATGTTCTCCTTCAACAGCCCATTCGGCGCCTGTGAGGAGTGCAACGGGCTCGGGATCAAGATGGAGTTCGATCCCGACCTGATCATCCCGGACAAGAGCAAGTCCATCGCCGAAGGCGCCGTCGCGCTCTACCGGAACTTCCTTGACGGTTACCGGAATCAGTACCTCAGCGCCGTCGCAAAACACTTTGGGTTCTCGGTCTTAACACCGATCAAAGACCTCACCGAGGAGCAGTACCAGGTGCTGATGTTCGGCTCACCCGAGCACCTCCGCCTCTCGATGAGGATGAAGAACGGGGACACATGGTCGCGTTCCGGGACTTGGGAAGGGCTCGCCCCGCAGGCTGAGCGGCTCTACAACCAGACCAAGTCAGAATACCGGCGTCACGAACTCGAGAAGTTCATGCGGGTCCTCCCCTGTCCGAAGTGCGGGGGCAAAAGACTCAAAGATAAAGTCCTCGCCGTGAAGGTCGCCGGGAAGTCCATCGTCGATGTAACCGACCTCTCGGTCACGAAAGCGCTCTCGTTCTTCCGGACGCTGGACCTCACCGAGAGCGAGCGCGAGATTGCACGACAGATCCTAAAAGAGATCATCGCCCGGCTTGAGTTCCTGGAGCAGGTCGGTGTCGGCTACCTGACACTCTCGCGGAGCGCCGGGAGCCTCTCCGGCGGGGAAGCCCAGAGAATACGCCTTGCGACACAGATTGGGTCGAACCTGACCGGGGTCCTCTACGTTCTCGACGAGCCCTCCATCGGGCTGCACCAGCGTGACAACAGGAAACTTCTCGAGACCCTGCAGCACCTCCGCGACCTCGGCAACACTCTTGTCGTGGTGGAGCACGACGAGGAGACGATCCGGAGCGCCGACTGGGTCGTGGATATGGGACCCGGGGCCGGGCTCCACGGCGGCAACGTCGTCGCGGAAGGGCCGCCGGAGGCTATCGCGGCAAACCCGGCCTCGCTCACGGGTCGCTACCTCTCCGGCGACCTCAAGATCGAGGTCCCCAAGACCCGCCGGCGGAGCGACCGGTTTATCCGTCTTGAGGGCTGTCGGGCGAACAACCTCAAGAATATCGATGTGAATATCCCCATCGGCGTCCTGACGGTCGTCACCGGGGTCTCGGGTTCGGGGAAGTCCACGCTCATCTACGAGACGCTTTACCGGGCGCTGATGCAGAGGCTCTATAAGTCGCGGGAGCCACCGGGAGAGCACGAGAGCCTCACGCTCGACGACGAGATCGATAAGGTGATCGTCATCGATCAGAGCCCCATCGGGCGGACGCCGCGCTCAAACCCGGCGACCTATACCAAGGTCTTTGATGAGATCCGGAAGGTCTTTGCGGAGACCAAGGAGGCGAAGGTCCGTGGATACAATCCCGGCCGGTTCTCGTTCAACGTCAAAGGCGGACGGTGCGAGGCCTGCCAGGGCGAGGGGCTCATCAAGATCGAGATGAACTTCCTCCCCGATGTCTACGTCGAGTGCGAGGAGTGCAAAGGGACTCGCTACAACCGCGAGACCCTCGAGGTGAAATACTGGGGCAAATCCATCGCCGATGTCCTCGATATGAGCGTCGAGGAGGCGATTGAACTCTTTGAGAACGTTCCCTCGATCAGGAGCAAACTCGAGACGCTCTCAAGGGTGGGGCTTGGCTACATCAAACTCGGCCAGAGTTCCACCACCCTCTCGGGCGGCGAGGCCCAGCGGATCAAACTGACCCGGGAACTCTCAAAACGGGCCACAGGGAAGACGATCTACCTCCTCGACGAACCGACGACCGGGCTGCACTTCCAAGACGTGAAGAATCTGATCAGCGTCCTCGATGATCTGGTGGCCCGCGGGAACACGATGGTTGTGATCGAGCACAACCTGGATGTCATCAAGTCCGCCGATTACATCATCGACCTCGGCCCCGAAGGCGGGGACGCCGGCGGCGAGATTGTCGCTACGGGAACCCCGGAGGAGGTCGCTCTGGTCGAGAGGAGCCACACGGGTGCGTTCTTAAAGGAAATCTTAAAATCACCATGATCGAGACCCAGACCCTTCCAACCGAGCCCGGCTGCTACCTTTTTTTTGATAGCACAGGGACCATCATCTACGTCGGGAAGGCAAAGAATCTCCGGCGCCGCGTGTCGAGTTACTTCTCCCGAAACGACCTCGACCCAAAGACCAAAAGGCTCGTCGCCGCGATCGCCGGGATCGACTTCATCGTCACCGATACCGAGGTCGAGGCGTTCATCCTCGAGAACACCCTGATCAAGAAGCACCAGCCGAAGTACAACATCGACCTCAAGGACTCGAAGAGTTACGCCTACATTCACGTCACCGACGAGCCCTACCCGCGAGTCCATGTTGCCCGGGGGACTGACGGGAACGGCCGGTATTACGGGCCGTTCGTCTCCGCCCGAGAGCGTGACGACCTCCTCAGGCTGCTAAAATCGCTCTTTGGGCTCCGGTCGTGCCGCCGCCTCCCCCGGCGTCCGTGTCTCCGGGCGCATATCGGCTCGTGCAGCGCCCCCTGTACAGGAAGGATCAGCGAGGAGGACTACCGTGAGCGGGTGAGAAGGGCCGAAGCGGTCCTCAAAGGAGATATCACCGGGCTCATCCGTACGCTCCGGGAGGAGATGGCAGCACATGCAGAGCGGCAGGAGTACGAGCGGGCGATGGAACTCCGTGACCAGATTGCGGCCCTCGAGAGCCTGCGCGAACGCCAGCACGTCGACCGGCAGAAGACCTACAATGAGGATATCGTCAACTATATCGTGAGCGAGGGAACGGTCTATCTGATGCTCTTCAACGTCGACCGGGGAACGCTCTCGGGGAAGCGCGAGTATACCTTCGATGAGACGGAAGGGTTTCTTGAGGAGTTCCTCGCCCGCTACTACGCCGACCACGAGCCGCCGGAAGAGGTGATCCTGCCCGTTCCGGTCGACGATGCGGTCGCCAGTTACCTCTCGCACCTTCGGGGCGGCAAAGTCAGGGTGATCGTGCCGCAGCGGGGCGAGAAGAAGAATCTGCTCGACCTGGTTCGAAAGAATGTCGAGATTGCGTTCTTCGGCGACCGGATCAAACTGGACGAGCTCAAACGCCGACTGCACCTCCCGGAACTCCCGGTCGCGATCGAGTGCTTCGATATCTCCCATCTCTCCGGGACGGCGATGGTGGGTTCGATGGTCCGGTTCCTCTGGGGGAAGCCTGATAAGAAGA includes the following:
- the uvrA gene encoding excinuclease ABC subunit UvrA, translated to MKKIIIKGAREHNLNNISVELPRDRLIVLTGVSGSGKSTLAFDTIYAEGQRRYVESLSAYARQFLGLMQKPDVDSIDGLSPAISIEQKTTSKNPRSTVGTVTEIYDYLRLLFARIGTPFCPEHHIPIEAQSPEKIADRIASTMAGTVTILAPIVRQKKGTYQQLFKDLDREGYTRVRVNGEIHRTDEEITLERYRKHDIDLVIDRLSLDERSRLVEAIENALAKSEGLVIALDEDGNEEIFSALMACPICGIAFEELQPRMFSFNSPFGACEECNGLGIKMEFDPDLIIPDKSKSIAEGAVALYRNFLDGYRNQYLSAVAKHFGFSVLTPIKDLTEEQYQVLMFGSPEHLRLSMRMKNGDTWSRSGTWEGLAPQAERLYNQTKSEYRRHELEKFMRVLPCPKCGGKRLKDKVLAVKVAGKSIVDVTDLSVTKALSFFRTLDLTESEREIARQILKEIIARLEFLEQVGVGYLTLSRSAGSLSGGEAQRIRLATQIGSNLTGVLYVLDEPSIGLHQRDNRKLLETLQHLRDLGNTLVVVEHDEETIRSADWVVDMGPGAGLHGGNVVAEGPPEAIAANPASLTGRYLSGDLKIEVPKTRRRSDRFIRLEGCRANNLKNIDVNIPIGVLTVVTGVSGSGKSTLIYETLYRALMQRLYKSREPPGEHESLTLDDEIDKVIVIDQSPIGRTPRSNPATYTKVFDEIRKVFAETKEAKVRGYNPGRFSFNVKGGRCEACQGEGLIKIEMNFLPDVYVECEECKGTRYNRETLEVKYWGKSIADVLDMSVEEAIELFENVPSIRSKLETLSRVGLGYIKLGQSSTTLSGGEAQRIKLTRELSKRATGKTIYLLDEPTTGLHFQDVKNLISVLDDLVARGNTMVVIEHNLDVIKSADYIIDLGPEGGDAGGEIVATGTPEEVALVERSHTGAFLKEILKSP
- the uvrC gene encoding excinuclease ABC subunit UvrC, yielding MIETQTLPTEPGCYLFFDSTGTIIYVGKAKNLRRRVSSYFSRNDLDPKTKRLVAAIAGIDFIVTDTEVEAFILENTLIKKHQPKYNIDLKDSKSYAYIHVTDEPYPRVHVARGTDGNGRYYGPFVSARERDDLLRLLKSLFGLRSCRRLPRRPCLRAHIGSCSAPCTGRISEEDYRERVRRAEAVLKGDITGLIRTLREEMAAHAERQEYERAMELRDQIAALESLRERQHVDRQKTYNEDIVNYIVSEGTVYLMLFNVDRGTLSGKREYTFDETEGFLEEFLARYYADHEPPEEVILPVPVDDAVASYLSHLRGGKVRVIVPQRGEKKNLLDLVRKNVEIAFFGDRIKLDELKRRLHLPELPVAIECFDISHLSGTAMVGSMVRFLWGKPDKKNYRRFRIRTIEGIDDFAAIAEVVRRRYTRLRKEGGELPDLILIDGGKGQLAAATAVLKDLGIKVPIAAIAKREEEIFVPGFSHPLPLERHERASLFLQEIRDEAHRFAITYHRNLRKKTIAP